AAATGATCAGAAACGTGATCAGGGTTAGTACTCTTTGTAGGCTTTGCCGTTTTGGTCAGCGCCTTCAGCACGGCTTTTCACATCGCCAATGCCGCCTTGCGCGTCGAGCGATTCGGTGGCCGTTGCGGGAATTTCTTCCCAACCACAATCCGGGCAAAGAGGATCTTTGGGAACATCGCGCAAATATCCGGCGGTCACCAAATCCTGCAACCCCGTCGGCGGTTTTTCTTTGTCGGTCGTGTAAAAATCAATGGCCCGTCGCATGGACCATAAATTCTGTTGCAACACGACTTCCTTGGCGTGGCGTAGATGAGCCAGATATTTCG
This portion of the Acidobacteriota bacterium genome encodes:
- a CDS encoding prepilin-type N-terminal cleavage/methylation domain-containing protein; its protein translation is MKSQISNLKSQVFSRQSGQKLRNQFQRGFTFMELLIVMVIIAILVAVAIPKYLAHLRHAKEVVLQQNLWSMRRAIDFYTTDKEKPPTGLQDLVTAGYLRDVPKDPLCPDCGWEEIPATATESLDAQGGIGDVKSRAEGADQNGKAYKEY